One segment of Primulina tabacum isolate GXHZ01 chromosome 14, ASM2559414v2, whole genome shotgun sequence DNA contains the following:
- the LOC142525057 gene encoding fatty-acid-binding protein 2-like isoform X1 — protein sequence MRNNFLFFIDQDGGSSDIFSTNLLMPHGSRCHWLSHIASFVDSSRCLYLHGSVVLQEAFNCMSKFSGALVLWLATGSNTSNSKLQGDHIGSNSSNSKSYTHVKHISSVRRELTGFWWKARSRRKTSIFRKISSFTLKQLYRETERIQSFPLISLAAMLVPPFTNVATNALAFPLETSSMETLTTIDQKPCEIEIGGCGPFNDLYLQSLAFSKNAVEPRTGIEFPTMLDSRMNGERDSNFNPEVLVGTGSRIMTIIRIKSLNIYAFGFYVHPFDICEKLGPKYACIPEYELNKRRDFYQDLLREDINMTLRLVVSCNGIKINAVKDAFEKSLRARLTKTNPNADFRCIDAFGSLFSQDIPLNMGTIIDFRRTADGHIITEVGGNHIGAVQSKDLCSKSNSAISTFLFIIILQSDIFLVTGAFFDMYIGDIPVCKQTKEEIGKNVANMMRKC from the exons ATGAGGAACAACTTTTTGTTCTTCATTGACCAGGATGGCGGGTCATCTGACATTTTTTCGACGAACCTCCTTATGCCACATGGTTCAAGGTGTCATTGGCTCTCTCATATTGCTTCATTCGTTGACAGTTCAAGATGTCTTTATCTACATGGAAGTGTTGTTCTTCAAGAGGCTTTTAATTGTATGTCAAAATTTTCTGGTGCTCTAGTGTTATGGCTTGCGACAGGGTCGAATACCAGCAATTCCAAACTACAGGGTGATCATATTGGTTCCAATTCCAGCAATAGTAAATCTTATACACATGTAAAGCATATTTCTTCAGTAAGACGGGAATTAACGGGATTTTGGTGGAAGGCGAGGTCTAGAAGGAAAACTTCCATTTTCAGAAAGATATCGAGTTTTACCCTGAAGCAATTGTATAGAGAAACTGAACGGATTCAGTCATTTCCATTGATTTCATTAGCTGCCATGTTGGTACCACCATTCACAAACGT CGCTACAAATGCACTAGCTTTTCCACTAGAAACAAGCTCTATGGAGACACTGACGACTATAGATCAAAAGCCCTGTGAGATTGAAATTGGAGGATGCGGACCCTTCAATGATCTTTATCTCCAGAGTTTAGCTTTTTCTAAGAATGCAGTTGAGCCCAGAACAGGCATCGAATTCCCCACCATGTTGGACAGCAGAATGAATGGAGAAAGGGATTCCAATTTCAATCCAGAG GTCCTTGTTGGAACTGGATCTAGAATCATGACAATCATCAGAATTAAATCCCTAAATATATATGCATTTGGCTTTT ATGTTCATCCGTTTGACATTTGTGAGAAATTGGGGCCAAAGTATGCTTGCATTCCAGAATATGAGTTGAACAAGCGCCGGGATTTTTATCAGGATCTTCTTAG GGAAGATATCAACATGACACTTAGACTTGTCGTCAGTTGCAATGGAATCAAAATCAATGCTGTGAAAGA TGCTTTTGAAAAGTCTCTCCGAGCTCGATTGACAAAA ACAAACCCTAACGCTGACTTTCGTTGCATAGATGCCTTCGGTTCATTATTTTCACAAGACATTCCCTTAAACATG GGAACAATAATTGATTTCAGGCGTACAGCTGATGGACATATAATTACTGAAG TTGGAGGAAATCACATTGGAGCAGTCCAAAGCAAAGATTTGTGCAGTAAGTCGAACTCCGCTATCTCTACTTTCTtgtttatcattattttacagTCCGATATATTTCTTGTTACAGGGGCTTTTTTCGATATGTACATCGGCGATATACCGGTGTGCAAGCAAACAAAAGAAGAGATAGGGAAAAACGTGGCCAATATGATGAGGAAATGCTGA
- the LOC142525057 gene encoding fatty-acid-binding protein 2-like isoform X2 has product MRNNFLFFIDQDGGSSDIFSTNLLMPHGSRCHWLSHIASFVDSSRCLYLHGSVVLQEAFNCMSKFSGALVLWLATGSNTSNSKLQGDHIGSNSSNSKSYTHVKHISSVRRELTGFWWKARSRRKTSIFRKISSFTLKQLYRETERIQSFPLISLAAMLVPPFTNVATNALAFPLETSSMETLTTIDQKPCEIEIGGCGPFNDLYLQSLAFSKNAVEPRTGIEFPTMLDSRMNGERDSNFNPEVLVGTGSRIMTIIRIKSLNIYAFGFYVHPFDICEKLGPKYACIPEYELNKRRDFYQDLLREDINMTLRLVVSCNGIKINAVKDAFEKSLRARLTKTNPNADFRCIDAFGSLFSQDIPLNMGTIIDFRRTADGHIITEVGGNHIGAVQSKDLCRAFFDMYIGDIPVCKQTKEEIGKNVANMMRKC; this is encoded by the exons ATGAGGAACAACTTTTTGTTCTTCATTGACCAGGATGGCGGGTCATCTGACATTTTTTCGACGAACCTCCTTATGCCACATGGTTCAAGGTGTCATTGGCTCTCTCATATTGCTTCATTCGTTGACAGTTCAAGATGTCTTTATCTACATGGAAGTGTTGTTCTTCAAGAGGCTTTTAATTGTATGTCAAAATTTTCTGGTGCTCTAGTGTTATGGCTTGCGACAGGGTCGAATACCAGCAATTCCAAACTACAGGGTGATCATATTGGTTCCAATTCCAGCAATAGTAAATCTTATACACATGTAAAGCATATTTCTTCAGTAAGACGGGAATTAACGGGATTTTGGTGGAAGGCGAGGTCTAGAAGGAAAACTTCCATTTTCAGAAAGATATCGAGTTTTACCCTGAAGCAATTGTATAGAGAAACTGAACGGATTCAGTCATTTCCATTGATTTCATTAGCTGCCATGTTGGTACCACCATTCACAAACGT CGCTACAAATGCACTAGCTTTTCCACTAGAAACAAGCTCTATGGAGACACTGACGACTATAGATCAAAAGCCCTGTGAGATTGAAATTGGAGGATGCGGACCCTTCAATGATCTTTATCTCCAGAGTTTAGCTTTTTCTAAGAATGCAGTTGAGCCCAGAACAGGCATCGAATTCCCCACCATGTTGGACAGCAGAATGAATGGAGAAAGGGATTCCAATTTCAATCCAGAG GTCCTTGTTGGAACTGGATCTAGAATCATGACAATCATCAGAATTAAATCCCTAAATATATATGCATTTGGCTTTT ATGTTCATCCGTTTGACATTTGTGAGAAATTGGGGCCAAAGTATGCTTGCATTCCAGAATATGAGTTGAACAAGCGCCGGGATTTTTATCAGGATCTTCTTAG GGAAGATATCAACATGACACTTAGACTTGTCGTCAGTTGCAATGGAATCAAAATCAATGCTGTGAAAGA TGCTTTTGAAAAGTCTCTCCGAGCTCGATTGACAAAA ACAAACCCTAACGCTGACTTTCGTTGCATAGATGCCTTCGGTTCATTATTTTCACAAGACATTCCCTTAAACATG GGAACAATAATTGATTTCAGGCGTACAGCTGATGGACATATAATTACTGAAG TTGGAGGAAATCACATTGGAGCAGTCCAAAGCAAAGATTTGTGCA GGGCTTTTTTCGATATGTACATCGGCGATATACCGGTGTGCAAGCAAACAAAAGAAGAGATAGGGAAAAACGTGGCCAATATGATGAGGAAATGCTGA